The Deltaproteobacteria bacterium genome contains a region encoding:
- a CDS encoding TIGR03619 family F420-dependent LLM class oxidoreductase → MKFAIRVPAIFLYPSITSPWEAQVTAVDTLRFARRAEAVGFDYLWVSEHIVQIPEVVPFQGPRFYEAVSAAGVLLGATSRVRLLTYIAVLPYHNPLMYAKQIATVDVLSGGRLTLGLASGHLQKEFQALGVSFAERGRRSDEYLKIMHELWSSELASYRGEFYSFENVIFEPKPTQKPHPPIYLGGDAKPIQRRAARLGDGWIPWLTLPEEIPDCMAYINQQRAKANRTGPFALMMLLADFPPEDRLNLSRFRIPKTKDEVMKLLDRLQRAGANGAIVHLPMGTRDLNECIDWLEWFATDIIPTFRK, encoded by the coding sequence ATGAAGTTCGCCATCCGCGTTCCGGCGATTTTTCTCTACCCGTCCATCACCAGCCCATGGGAAGCACAGGTCACCGCTGTCGACACCCTAAGGTTCGCGCGCAGGGCCGAGGCTGTCGGCTTCGACTACCTCTGGGTGTCGGAGCACATCGTGCAGATCCCCGAGGTCGTGCCGTTCCAGGGGCCGCGCTTTTACGAGGCTGTCAGCGCCGCGGGCGTACTGCTCGGCGCCACCAGCCGCGTGCGGCTGCTGACCTACATCGCTGTGCTTCCGTATCACAATCCGTTGATGTACGCGAAGCAGATCGCCACCGTCGACGTGCTCTCCGGCGGGCGCCTGACACTCGGCCTGGCCTCCGGCCACTTGCAGAAGGAGTTCCAAGCCCTCGGCGTGTCGTTCGCGGAACGCGGCCGGCGCAGCGACGAGTACCTGAAGATCATGCACGAGCTGTGGAGCAGCGAGCTGGCCAGCTACCGCGGCGAGTTCTACTCCTTCGAGAACGTCATCTTCGAACCAAAGCCGACGCAGAAGCCGCACCCGCCGATCTATCTCGGCGGTGACGCCAAACCGATCCAGCGCCGCGCCGCACGGCTCGGCGACGGCTGGATCCCGTGGTTAACGCTGCCGGAAGAGATTCCCGACTGCATGGCCTACATCAACCAGCAGCGCGCGAAGGCGAATCGCACCGGGCCGTTCGCCCTGATGATGTTGCTCGCGGACTTCCCGCCCGAGGACCGCCTGAACCTGAGCCGGTTTCGCATCCCGAAGACCAAGGACGAGGTTATGAAGCTGCTCGACCGCTTGCAGCGCGCGGGCGCGAACGGCGCGATCGTCCATCTGCCCATGGGCACGCGCGATCTCAACGAGTGCATCGACTGGCTCGAGTGGTTCGCCACGGACATCATTCCGACGTTTCGCAAGTAG
- a CDS encoding sulfotransferase family protein, with the protein MELRVIGAGLGRTGTMSLKLALEQLLGARCYHMIEVFAHPEHVPAWHAAARGTMPDWRALLADYAATVDWPAASFWPELSAAFPEALVLLSARDPQAWWQSASETIFPVSVRETGPWRNMIDAVFSTRFTLALNDRAAAIAAYERHYAAVRAAVPSHRLIEWQPGDGWLPLCTALGVPVPEEPFPRVNTRAEWQAGHGGAGGE; encoded by the coding sequence ATGGAGCTACGGGTCATTGGCGCTGGACTGGGGCGCACCGGGACGATGTCACTCAAGCTCGCGCTGGAGCAGCTGCTGGGTGCGCGCTGCTACCACATGATCGAGGTGTTCGCGCACCCGGAACACGTGCCGGCGTGGCACGCGGCGGCTCGGGGTACGATGCCCGACTGGCGGGCACTGCTGGCGGACTACGCGGCCACCGTCGATTGGCCGGCAGCGTCGTTCTGGCCCGAGCTGAGCGCCGCGTTTCCCGAGGCGCTGGTGCTGCTGTCCGCGCGCGATCCCCAGGCGTGGTGGCAAAGCGCGAGTGAGACAATTTTCCCGGTGAGCGTGCGCGAGACCGGCCCGTGGCGGAACATGATCGATGCCGTCTTCAGTACCCGCTTCACCCTGGCATTGAACGATCGCGCCGCTGCCATCGCCGCCTACGAGCGTCATTACGCCGCAGTGCGGGCAGCGGTCCCGTCCCACCGCCTGATCGAGTGGCAACCGGGAGATGGTTGGCTGCCGCTGTGCACCGCGCTCGGCGTGCCGGTGCCCGAGGAGCCGTTTCCGCGCGTGAACACCCGCGCCGAGTGGCAGGCCGGACACGGTGGTGCCGGCGGCGAGTGA
- a CDS encoding GIY-YIG nuclease family protein — MDKQFCVYILASKRNGTLYLGVTSQLATRVWQHKSKVVEGFSAKYGVDKLVDFEAHGCAETAIVREKQLKKRRRAWKMTNCVPFGHGPRPDSTQYCQTGEYLPGRLHVTHRFVAHPAAGESRRGTFFACEFLLGPVRSMSWTELDTVEQSAGARSADFLGICLPRSFGAPEAEWRAVRHGAGVLDARNRQLLSLIGGDRVAFLHGMITNDVKRSTAGKGVYAALLTIQGRIVSDLYVYALADRLLLDVPAWRRQAVREALDHFIIADDVEFEETDLAPLLAIEGPDAADVLAAAAGQAPGEPAPFDHSEITIAGVSARCVAVSQTGEPGFRLLGRPGDAAELWRRLSAAGALPVGLDALNVLRLEAGIPWHGVDMDAETLVMETGLETAISFNKGCYLGQEVVERVAARGHVNRKLCGLVGDGEVPPPGAPLLHHDREAGHLTSAAHSPALGRVIALGYVERTSWAPGTVLRAGRQHLTITALPFYRRGD; from the coding sequence ATGGACAAGCAGTTCTGCGTTTACATCCTGGCCAGCAAACGGAACGGCACGCTGTACCTTGGGGTGACTTCACAGCTGGCAACGCGGGTGTGGCAGCATAAGAGCAAGGTAGTGGAGGGTTTTTCGGCCAAGTACGGCGTTGACAAGCTGGTCGACTTCGAAGCGCACGGCTGCGCAGAGACCGCAATCGTGCGGGAGAAGCAGCTGAAGAAGCGGCGCCGCGCCTGGAAGATGACAAATTGCGTCCCTTTCGGCCATGGGCCTCGGCCTGACAGTACACAGTACTGTCAGACTGGTGAGTATTTGCCCGGTCGGCTGCACGTTACCCACAGATTTGTCGCACACCCCGCCGCGGGCGAGTCTCGCCGGGGAACTTTTTTCGCCTGCGAGTTTCTGTTAGGTCCTGTGCGTTCGATGAGTTGGACGGAACTCGATACAGTAGAGCAGTCAGCGGGTGCGCGGTCGGCTGACTTCCTCGGCATCTGCTTGCCCCGGAGCTTTGGGGCACCGGAGGCCGAGTGGCGGGCGGTGCGCCACGGCGCCGGCGTGCTCGACGCCCGTAATCGGCAACTGCTGTCGCTAATTGGCGGCGATCGGGTCGCCTTCCTTCACGGGATGATCACCAACGACGTGAAGCGGAGCACCGCCGGTAAAGGCGTTTACGCGGCGCTGCTCACCATCCAGGGGCGCATCGTTTCGGATCTGTACGTCTACGCCTTGGCGGACCGGCTGCTCCTGGATGTGCCGGCCTGGCGGCGCCAGGCGGTACGCGAAGCACTCGATCATTTCATTATCGCCGACGACGTCGAGTTCGAAGAAACCGATCTAGCGCCGCTGCTGGCGATCGAGGGTCCGGACGCCGCTGACGTGCTGGCGGCCGCCGCTGGGCAAGCGCCGGGCGAGCCGGCACCCTTCGACCACAGCGAGATCACGATTGCCGGGGTAAGCGCCCGCTGCGTTGCGGTCAGCCAAACGGGCGAGCCCGGGTTTCGGTTGCTAGGACGGCCCGGCGACGCCGCGGAGTTGTGGCGGCGGTTGTCGGCGGCGGGAGCGTTGCCGGTTGGGCTCGACGCGCTCAATGTGTTGCGCCTGGAAGCCGGCATTCCATGGCATGGCGTCGATATGGATGCCGAGACGCTGGTGATGGAAACCGGCTTGGAGACCGCGATCAGCTTCAACAAGGGCTGCTATCTCGGCCAGGAGGTGGTCGAACGCGTGGCGGCGCGCGGGCACGTGAACCGTAAGCTGTGCGGCCTGGTCGGGGACGGTGAGGTGCCGCCGCCCGGCGCCCCGCTCTTGCACCATGACCGGGAAGCGGGCCACCTTACCAGTGCCGCTCACTCGCCTGCCCTCGGCCGGGTCATCGCGCTCGGCTATGTTGAGCGCACGAGCTGGGCTCCGGGGACGGTGCTACGCGCCGGCCGCCAACACTTGACCATTACCGCCCTGCCGTTCTATCGACGAGGCGACTAA
- a CDS encoding enoyl-CoA hydratase/isomerase family protein, whose amino-acid sequence MTRKATSKPAAAPLLFSVRDSIAWLTLNRPAAGNAITQPLAQQLISAAEAIELDDSIRLVVLGAAGKSFCVGVEDGGAWERRCRWVAAIGSLSVPVIAAVNGDAIAEGCELALACDLRFLSPRARLQLPQLAHGRLPSQGGTQRLPRIIGRMRALELLLSGRAVEAAEAERIGLATRVLAASSFAADLRRAVAQLAARGPIALRYAKEAVLHGLDLPLDHGIRLEEDLYVLLQTTADRAKGVRAFLQKRRPAFRGD is encoded by the coding sequence ATGACCCGTAAGGCAACATCAAAGCCGGCGGCCGCGCCGCTGCTCTTCAGCGTGCGCGACAGCATCGCGTGGCTGACGCTGAATCGCCCGGCGGCCGGCAATGCCATCACCCAGCCGCTGGCGCAACAACTGATCAGCGCGGCCGAAGCCATCGAGCTGGACGACAGCATTCGTTTGGTCGTGCTGGGGGCGGCCGGCAAGTCGTTTTGCGTTGGGGTCGAGGACGGCGGCGCGTGGGAGCGGCGTTGCCGCTGGGTGGCGGCCATCGGCAGCCTTAGCGTACCGGTCATCGCGGCCGTCAACGGCGATGCCATTGCTGAGGGTTGCGAATTGGCGCTCGCCTGTGATCTGCGGTTCCTGTCGCCGCGCGCACGCTTGCAGCTGCCGCAGTTGGCGCACGGCCGGCTGCCCTCGCAAGGCGGCACCCAGCGCCTTCCCCGCATCATCGGCCGCATGCGTGCGCTCGAGTTGTTGCTCAGCGGGCGTGCGGTAGAGGCCGCCGAGGCCGAGCGGATCGGGCTCGCCACCCGGGTGTTGGCAGCAAGCAGCTTCGCCGCCGACTTGCGCCGGGCGGTGGCGCAATTGGCCGCCCGCGGTCCGATCGCTTTGCGCTATGCCAAGGAAGCGGTGTTGCACGGGCTCGACCTCCCGCTCGACCATGGCATCCGACTTGAGGAAGACCTCTATGTCTTGCTACAGACAACCGCCGATCGCGCCAAAGGCGTGCGTGCCTTCTTGCAAAAGCGGCGGCCGGCGTTTCGCGGCGATTAA
- a CDS encoding long-chain-fatty-acid--CoA ligase, with protein sequence MNTSNFVSIPAMMFADQEILVFENERRTYGELWERIQRLANALESVGVGRGDRVAALHTNSAHYVEAYFAAAALGAVFIPVNYRAKLPELEYMLASADTKVLFVGDRYLEAAQHMLPRLPTIKTCIAIESRQAGMLHHDTLVAEAAPDFTEREIEDDDTTILMYTSGTTALPKGVMLTFNDFTAYVTANVELADGTPRGASLLCVPLYHIAGATNVMTNLFTGRKLVLTRQFDAAEWLQTVEREQVTHAFLVPTMVKQLIDHPEFHRYDLTSLQNLSYGGAAMPFPVIRRALEMFPKTVGFVNAFGQTETTSTLTVLGPDDHRLEGERAQVELRLKRLVSIGKPLPDVEVRVVDDGGQPLPSGEVGELWVRTPRVMKGYATNHGTKAASALVEDGWLPTRDMGWIDTDGYIFLAGRKDDMIIRGGENIAPAEVESVLYSHPGIEEAAVIGIPDLEWGQKVCAVVVPRPGTTLSAGEVTEFCRQRLASFKKPEVIHFMDELPKNPMGKILKKDLRGQFAS encoded by the coding sequence GTGAACACGTCCAATTTCGTCAGTATTCCGGCGATGATGTTTGCCGACCAGGAGATCCTGGTCTTCGAGAACGAGCGCCGCACGTACGGAGAGTTGTGGGAGCGTATCCAGCGCTTGGCCAACGCGCTCGAAAGCGTCGGAGTCGGCCGCGGCGATCGGGTGGCGGCGCTGCACACCAACTCGGCCCACTACGTCGAGGCCTACTTCGCCGCCGCCGCCCTCGGCGCCGTGTTCATTCCGGTGAACTATCGCGCCAAGCTGCCCGAGCTGGAGTACATGCTCGCCTCCGCCGACACCAAGGTGCTGTTCGTCGGCGATCGTTATCTCGAGGCCGCCCAGCATATGCTGCCGAGATTGCCGACGATCAAGACCTGCATTGCCATCGAAAGCCGGCAGGCGGGCATGTTGCACCACGACACGCTGGTCGCCGAGGCCGCGCCCGATTTCACCGAGCGTGAGATCGAGGACGATGACACCACCATCCTCATGTACACCAGCGGCACCACTGCCCTGCCCAAGGGCGTGATGCTGACGTTCAACGATTTCACCGCCTATGTTACGGCCAACGTCGAGTTGGCCGACGGCACGCCGCGCGGGGCCTCACTGCTGTGCGTGCCGCTCTACCACATCGCCGGCGCCACCAACGTCATGACCAACCTCTTCACCGGCCGCAAGCTGGTGCTGACGCGGCAGTTCGACGCCGCCGAGTGGCTGCAGACGGTCGAGCGGGAACAGGTCACGCACGCGTTCCTGGTGCCGACGATGGTCAAGCAGCTCATAGATCACCCCGAATTTCACCGGTATGATCTCACGAGTTTGCAGAACCTGTCTTACGGCGGCGCGGCCATGCCTTTCCCCGTCATCCGCCGCGCCCTCGAGATGTTCCCCAAGACGGTCGGTTTCGTCAACGCCTTCGGACAGACGGAGACCACCTCGACCCTGACCGTGCTCGGCCCTGATGACCACCGCCTCGAAGGCGAGCGGGCACAGGTCGAACTGCGCCTCAAGCGGCTGGTGTCGATCGGCAAGCCGCTGCCCGACGTCGAGGTGCGCGTGGTCGATGACGGCGGTCAGCCACTGCCGAGCGGCGAAGTCGGCGAGTTGTGGGTGCGTACGCCGCGCGTGATGAAGGGCTACGCCACCAATCACGGCACCAAGGCCGCCTCGGCCTTGGTCGAGGACGGCTGGCTGCCGACGCGCGACATGGGCTGGATCGACACCGACGGTTACATCTTCCTGGCCGGGCGCAAGGACGACATGATCATCCGCGGCGGCGAAAACATCGCCCCGGCCGAGGTCGAGTCGGTGCTGTACTCGCACCCGGGCATCGAGGAAGCCGCGGTCATCGGCATCCCGGACCTCGAGTGGGGACAAAAGGTCTGCGCGGTAGTGGTGCCGCGCCCGGGCACAACCCTGTCGGCCGGCGAGGTGACCGAGTTCTGCCGCCAGCGCTTGGCCAGTTTCAAGAAGCCCGAGGTCATCCACTTCATGGACGAGCTGCCCAAGAACCCGATGGGCAAGATCCTCAAGAAGGATTTGCGCGGTCAGTTCGCGAGCTGA
- a CDS encoding nuclear transport factor 2 family protein, which yields MENLDQLRAALRQLQDLEAIKTLKARYCHLVDARNWNELEGLFTDDAVCDYGFFGSYHGRKEIVGNFFRELVSSASSFMAHMVHNPVVEVHGDEASGSWYLTAQTTIQPMNQAVWVMGIYQDRFRRVGGTWKLSSLKFEFKYYTPYEDGWAKTPMWEIPQS from the coding sequence ATGGAAAACCTTGACCAGCTGCGCGCCGCGCTGCGCCAGTTGCAGGATCTCGAAGCGATCAAGACGCTGAAGGCCCGATACTGCCACCTGGTCGATGCGCGCAACTGGAACGAGCTAGAGGGCCTCTTCACCGACGACGCGGTCTGCGACTACGGCTTCTTCGGCTCGTACCACGGCCGCAAGGAGATCGTGGGTAACTTCTTCCGCGAGCTGGTCAGCTCCGCCTCGTCCTTCATGGCCCACATGGTGCACAACCCTGTCGTCGAGGTGCACGGCGACGAGGCGTCCGGGTCTTGGTACCTCACCGCGCAGACCACGATCCAGCCGATGAACCAAGCCGTCTGGGTCATGGGCATCTACCAGGATCGCTTCCGGCGCGTCGGCGGCACGTGGAAGCTGAGCTCCCTCAAGTTTGAGTTCAAGTATTACACGCCGTACGAAGACGGCTGGGCGAAGACGCCGATGTGGGAAATCCCGCAGAGCTGA
- a CDS encoding amidohydrolase, which yields MARPDHFVALTECHLLNEATLAEIGYFPNFHRWWQSVDAVMRTWADRNLAEGGDMPRPRAAELIKYMDQAGVDVTFILREPAMNISGYTAPLSSNAFIMQEIAPYPERMYLECNVGPILRRGVQHAIWELEHLVKNCNAKLCKVYAPEDDGPLNDPRLWPFYEKCCALDIAVTIHTGTAYVLPHPDGLTRPLLLDDILIDFPELKVIAYHMGWPYTEELIGLAGKHKNLYLSMSGIVGWYARAPHRGYHAIGEALQWAGPDKIVMGLDMPFDETKRIVDFIRTLQIPKELRQQWGYPEITDEIRSKILGLNLARLAKIEPAKRVAPPTTATAALSK from the coding sequence ATGGCTCGCCCGGATCATTTCGTTGCTCTGACCGAATGCCATTTGCTGAACGAGGCGACGCTGGCGGAGATCGGGTACTTCCCGAACTTCCACCGCTGGTGGCAGAGCGTGGATGCCGTGATGCGGACCTGGGCCGACCGGAACCTGGCCGAGGGCGGCGACATGCCTCGCCCGCGCGCGGCGGAACTGATCAAGTACATGGACCAGGCTGGCGTCGATGTGACCTTTATTCTGCGCGAGCCGGCCATGAACATCAGCGGCTACACGGCGCCGTTGTCGTCTAACGCCTTCATCATGCAGGAGATCGCGCCGTACCCGGAGCGCATGTATCTTGAATGCAACGTCGGCCCGATCCTGCGGCGCGGCGTGCAGCACGCGATCTGGGAGTTGGAGCACCTCGTGAAGAACTGCAACGCCAAGCTGTGCAAGGTCTACGCGCCGGAAGACGACGGGCCGCTGAACGACCCGCGGCTCTGGCCGTTTTACGAGAAGTGCTGCGCGCTGGATATCGCGGTGACGATCCACACCGGCACTGCCTACGTGCTGCCCCATCCCGACGGGCTCACCCGGCCGCTGCTGCTGGACGACATCCTGATCGACTTCCCCGAGCTGAAGGTCATCGCCTATCACATGGGCTGGCCGTACACCGAGGAGCTCATCGGCCTGGCGGGCAAACACAAGAACCTCTATCTAAGCATGTCGGGCATCGTCGGCTGGTACGCCCGCGCACCGCACCGGGGCTATCACGCCATCGGCGAGGCGTTGCAGTGGGCGGGCCCCGACAAGATCGTCATGGGCCTGGACATGCCGTTCGACGAAACCAAGCGGATCGTCGACTTCATTCGCACCCTGCAGATCCCCAAAGAGCTGCGGCAGCAGTGGGGCTATCCCGAGATCACCGATGAGATCCGATCCAAGATCCTCGGTCTCAACCTGGCGAGGCTGGCGAAGATCGAGCCCGCCAAGCGCGTCGCCCCGCCAACGACCGCGACAGCGGCGCTATCCAAGTAG
- a CDS encoding nucleic acid-binding protein encodes MRLVFADTLYWVAIVRPGDQWADAAKRARAALGPAIIVTTDEVLTEFLTSLAAGGEQLRRQAVRMVRAIMENPNVRVLPQSRDSFLRGVDLYGQRLDKQYSLTDCVSMNAMSLESVTEVLANDHHFAQEGFTVLMPTKEPE; translated from the coding sequence ATGAGGCTGGTGTTCGCGGACACACTCTACTGGGTTGCCATCGTCCGACCGGGCGATCAATGGGCGGATGCCGCCAAGCGAGCACGCGCGGCTTTGGGGCCAGCCATCATCGTGACGACTGACGAGGTGCTCACCGAGTTCTTGACGAGCCTCGCCGCGGGCGGCGAGCAGCTTCGCCGGCAAGCGGTGCGCATGGTGCGTGCGATCATGGAGAATCCCAACGTGAGAGTCCTACCCCAGTCGCGCGATTCCTTCCTCCGAGGTGTGGATCTGTATGGGCAACGCCTCGACAAGCAGTACAGCCTTACGGACTGCGTGTCGATGAACGCGATGTCGTTGGAATCCGTGACGGAGGTGCTGGCCAACGACCACCACTTTGCCCAAGAGGGCTTTACGGTACTCATGCCCACCAAGGAACCGGAATGA
- a CDS encoding thrombospondin type 3 repeat-containing protein codes for MNLVARPVVVVAVFYLGDVVWQAMPRPHEVTSADAFLDRDGDGVADSADNCPDVPNMTQQDTDGDGRGDWCDDVCNATRDPHTCTAPRPGCPAGAVPVSCYGCWNGTCVEWGVRCGIEACAPMNPR; via the coding sequence ATGAACCTTGTTGCACGACCGGTCGTAGTCGTTGCTGTCTTCTATCTCGGCGATGTCGTCTGGCAAGCCATGCCGCGGCCCCACGAGGTCACGAGCGCGGACGCCTTTCTCGATCGGGATGGCGACGGCGTCGCCGACAGCGCGGACAACTGTCCGGACGTGCCGAACATGACCCAGCAGGACACGGACGGTGACGGCCGTGGGGACTGGTGTGACGACGTCTGCAACGCGACGCGCGATCCGCACACCTGCACCGCGCCTCGACCAGGGTGTCCGGCGGGAGCGGTGCCGGTGAGCTGCTACGGATGCTGGAACGGGACGTGCGTCGAGTGGGGCGTTCGTTGCGGGATCGAGGCCTGCGCGCCGATGAATCCACGCTGA
- a CDS encoding enoyl-CoA hydratase/isomerase family protein: protein MPSSTPAVLYEKDGPVAIVSLNRPEVLNAYNVAMRDGLFEVLAAVRDDPEVRVMVLRGNGPAFSTGGDVREFGAAPSPVVARAVRFQRDVWGTLKALPQPTIAAVHGYAVGGGFEMALLCDICIAAADARFGLPETGLGMIPGVAGTQTATRLFGVGRALDLMLTGRRLSAKEALAFGLVAGIVEPAQLRAAALALAHRLAALAPALVAKTKRAVNEGLDQPLSAALALEARLAEMVPAHH from the coding sequence ATGCCATCTTCCACACCCGCGGTGCTGTACGAGAAGGACGGTCCGGTGGCAATCGTGTCACTGAATCGCCCCGAGGTGCTCAACGCTTACAACGTCGCCATGCGCGACGGCTTGTTCGAGGTCTTGGCGGCGGTGCGTGACGACCCCGAGGTGCGAGTGATGGTGTTGCGCGGCAACGGGCCGGCGTTCTCGACCGGCGGCGACGTGCGCGAGTTCGGCGCCGCCCCGTCCCCGGTGGTGGCGCGCGCGGTGCGCTTCCAGCGCGACGTCTGGGGCACGCTCAAAGCCCTTCCCCAACCGACCATCGCCGCGGTCCACGGCTACGCCGTCGGCGGCGGTTTCGAGATGGCGCTGCTCTGCGACATCTGCATCGCGGCCGCCGATGCCCGTTTCGGGCTGCCGGAAACCGGCCTGGGGATGATTCCTGGTGTGGCCGGCACTCAAACCGCCACGCGGCTGTTCGGTGTGGGCCGAGCGCTTGATCTCATGCTCACGGGGCGGCGGTTGAGTGCGAAAGAAGCACTGGCGTTCGGCCTGGTGGCAGGCATAGTAGAGCCGGCGCAGTTGCGCGCCGCGGCCCTCGCGCTGGCGCATCGCCTGGCGGCGCTCGCACCGGCGCTGGTTGCAAAGACCAAGCGCGCCGTCAACGAAGGTCTCGATCAGCCGCTGAGCGCCGCTCTCGCACTAGAGGCCCGGCTGGCGGAGATGGTGCCGGCGCACCACTGA
- a CDS encoding glycyl-radical enzyme activating protein, translating to MVDGLFTEDLEDRVVTGRIFNIQRFSTEDGPGIRTTVFLKGCPLLCPWCANPESQLSIAEVGHSDPLCDHCNRCVEVCDRKAIALNSAGGVIIDRRLCDNCAKCVEVCGPRALRVLGDQRTLDEVLEEIKKDQAYYRNSGGGVTCSGGEPLAQARFVAALFKRCHEAGFHTTLDTCGAAPKRALERVLDYTDLVLFDLKIHDRAAHTAIAGRSNQQIFANAKYVVSRGIRMIARMPLIPGYTDSEENVSAIAGFIRKLGAHVPVNLLPYHRFGMNKYAMLDRAYEPGDLKPPPPERVQKIVDRFQSLGLECEVVT from the coding sequence GTGGTTGACGGACTGTTCACCGAAGACCTCGAAGATCGCGTCGTCACCGGCCGCATCTTCAACATCCAGCGCTTCAGCACCGAGGACGGCCCGGGGATTCGTACGACGGTTTTTCTCAAGGGCTGCCCGTTGCTCTGCCCCTGGTGCGCCAACCCGGAATCACAGCTGAGCATCGCCGAAGTCGGGCACAGCGATCCGCTGTGCGATCACTGCAACCGCTGCGTCGAGGTCTGCGACCGCAAGGCGATCGCCCTCAACTCCGCCGGCGGCGTCATCATCGACCGCAGGCTGTGCGACAACTGCGCCAAGTGCGTCGAGGTGTGCGGGCCGCGCGCCCTGCGGGTGCTCGGCGACCAACGCACGCTCGACGAGGTGTTGGAAGAAATCAAGAAGGACCAGGCGTACTATCGCAACTCGGGCGGCGGCGTTACTTGCTCCGGCGGCGAGCCGCTGGCCCAGGCGCGCTTCGTGGCCGCGTTGTTCAAGCGCTGTCACGAGGCCGGGTTCCATACCACGCTGGATACCTGCGGGGCGGCGCCGAAGCGGGCGCTCGAGCGCGTGCTCGATTACACCGACCTGGTGCTGTTCGACCTCAAGATCCACGACCGCGCTGCCCACACGGCGATTGCCGGGCGCTCGAACCAGCAGATTTTCGCGAACGCCAAGTACGTCGTCAGTCGCGGCATTCGGATGATCGCGCGCATGCCGCTGATTCCCGGCTACACCGACTCGGAGGAGAACGTCAGCGCGATTGCCGGCTTCATTCGTAAGCTGGGCGCGCACGTGCCGGTGAATTTGTTGCCGTATCACCGCTTCGGCATGAACAAGTACGCCATGCTGGATCGAGCCTACGAGCCCGGCGACCTCAAACCGCCACCGCCCGAACGGGTGCAGAAGATCGTCGATCGCTTCCAGTCGCTCGGCCTCGAGTGCGAAGTCGTCACCTGA
- a CDS encoding phosphotransferase family protein: MQRAATAATDPPETIAIREGEDFDHARLAEYLKGRVPESERELEVVQFAGGHANLTYLLRYGEVEYVLRRPPLGPVAPGAHDMGREYRVLSVLYRGYRYAPRAYVYCEDPTIIGAPFFIMERRRGIVVRRAIPSQFGGGEDAVINRRISEVVIDALADLHSTDAAAVGLHTLGNPEGFMRRQIDGWMRRYERAKTKEVPLADEMSRWLGEHLPPSPAPALLHNDWRLDNMMLDAQDPGRCEAVFDWDMCTMGDPLADLGTLLVAWLEADDPIPDPGQVVMPSMVPGFMTRGEAVERYCRRRGIDVANVPYYYVFGLFKMAVVLQQIFHRYHLGQTKDERFRVFEQGAEVLFWRSQEVSRTLSV, translated from the coding sequence ATGCAGCGTGCAGCGACGGCGGCCACGGATCCCCCGGAGACCATCGCCATTCGTGAGGGTGAAGATTTCGATCACGCGCGGCTGGCGGAGTACTTGAAAGGCCGTGTGCCTGAATCCGAGCGCGAGCTGGAAGTCGTCCAGTTCGCCGGCGGTCACGCCAACCTGACGTACCTGCTGCGCTACGGCGAGGTGGAGTACGTCTTGCGCCGACCGCCGCTTGGGCCGGTGGCGCCCGGTGCGCACGACATGGGCCGCGAGTACCGCGTGCTCTCGGTACTGTACCGGGGCTACCGCTACGCCCCGCGTGCGTACGTCTATTGCGAGGATCCGACGATCATTGGTGCGCCCTTCTTCATCATGGAGCGGCGTCGCGGCATTGTCGTGCGCCGAGCGATTCCGTCACAGTTCGGCGGCGGCGAGGATGCGGTGATCAACCGGCGGATCAGCGAGGTGGTCATCGACGCGCTGGCCGACCTGCACAGCACCGACGCGGCGGCGGTCGGGCTGCACACGCTGGGAAATCCGGAAGGCTTCATGCGCCGGCAGATCGACGGCTGGATGAGGCGTTACGAGCGCGCCAAGACGAAGGAGGTGCCACTGGCCGACGAGATGTCGCGCTGGCTAGGCGAGCACCTGCCGCCATCACCGGCGCCGGCGCTGCTGCACAACGACTGGCGGCTCGATAACATGATGCTCGATGCGCAAGACCCGGGTCGCTGCGAAGCGGTGTTCGACTGGGACATGTGCACGATGGGCGACCCGCTCGCCGACCTCGGCACGCTGCTGGTGGCGTGGCTGGAAGCCGATGACCCAATCCCCGACCCCGGCCAGGTTGTGATGCCGTCGATGGTGCCGGGTTTCATGACGCGGGGTGAAGCGGTGGAACGTTACTGCCGCCGCCGCGGCATCGACGTCGCCAACGTGCCCTACTACTACGTCTTCGGCTTGTTCAAGATGGCGGTGGTGCTACAGCAAATCTTTCACCGCTATCACCTGGGTCAGACCAAGGACGAGCGCTTCCGCGTCTTCGAACAGGGCGCCGAGGTGTTGTTCTGGCGCTCGCAAGAAGTCAGCCGCACGCTCTCCGTGTAG